One Archangium violaceum genomic window, CGAGCACCGCGCCGATGGCCAACGGCCCCGCGAGCAGCTGCACGGGACCGATGCCGAGCGCCTGCAGCGCGGTGATCTCGCGATCCTCCGACAGCCGGCCCAGACCCAGGAGGATGGCCAGCAGGAAGGCGATGGGCAGCGCCATCATCAGGAAGTGCGGCGCCAGATAGAACATGAGCTGCCCGAGATCCTCCAGCGTCACCGCGGACCCGAGGATCACATCCGTGCCCCGCAGGAACTGCATGACGAAGAGCAGGATGAACAGGAACACCACCCACACCACCAGGGGGATGACCAGTTCCTTCAGGAGGTAACGGGAGAGCAGCTTCACGGCGTCACGGCTGGCGCCCGCAGACCCTTGGCGCCGATGTCCCGGCGGAAATGCATGCCTTCGAAACGCAGGTGGGCCACGGCGGCGTATGCCTGGGCGCGGGCCTGCGCCAGATCCGCGCCACGCGCGCACACGGTGAGCACCCGGCCACCGGCCGTGAGCCACCCATCCCCCTTGTCCTCCACACCCGCGACGAACACCGGGCAATCGGCCGGCACCGCGTCGACCCCCTCGATGCGATCACCCCGCATCGGTGCCTCCGGGTAGCCGTGCGCGGCGAGCACCACGCCCACCGAGGCTCCGGGGTGGACCGAGAGCGGGCGGGACTCCAGCCGACCCCGCGCACACGCGTCCAGCAGCGGAAGCACGTCCTCCGCCAGCTGCATCATCAACACCTGCGTCTCGGGATCTCCGAAACGCGCGTTGAACTCGAGCACCCTGGGTCCACTGCGCGTCAGCATCAGCCCCGCATACAGCGCACCCCGGAAGGGGATTCCCCGCCGCCGCAGCGTCGCCAACGTCGGGGCGATCACCTGCTCGCCCACCTCGGCGAGCTGCGCGGGGGACAGGAAGGGCGCCGGTGCGTACGCGCCCATACCGCCGGTGTTGGGTCCGGTGTCGCCCTCCCCCACCCGCTTGTGGTCCTGCGCCGGCGGGAGCAGCGCGTAGCGCTCACCGTCGCACAGGGCGATGACGGAGACCTCCTCGCCCTCCAGCAGCTCCTCCAACACCATCCGCTGGCCCGCGACGCCCATGGCGCCCACCGCGCGCACCGCCTCGCGAGCGGCCCGCGTGTCCTGCGCCACGATGACGCCCTTGCCCGCGGCCAGCCCGTCCGCCTTGACGACGATGCGGCCCTGGCTCACCGCGTAGGCCTCGGCCTCGGCCACGTCGGTGAACACCCGGAAACCCGCGGTGGGCACGCCCGCCTCGTCCATGATCTCCTTGGCGAAGGCCTTGGAGCCCTCGATGCGCGCGGCCCCCGCCACCGGCCCGAAGCACGGAATGCCCGCCGCGACGACCGCGTCCGCCACGCCCGCCACCAGCGGGGCCTCGGGGCCCACCACCACCAGGTCCACCTGCTCCTTCCGGGCGAGCGCCACCACCGCGTCGGGCGAATCCGCCTGGAGCGGCACGTTGGTGCCCACGCGAGCGGTGCCCGGATTGCCCGGGCCCACCAACAGCTTCGTCAACCGGGGGCTCTGGGACAGCTTCCACGCGAGCGCGTGTTCCCGCGCACCGGAGCCGAGGAGAAGGACCTTCACGTCAACCTCGTTTGTCGAGCAGGTAGAGGACGCGCTTGGCGGGCAGGTACGAGGGATCGAGCCCCAGGAGCCTGACCAACGGTCCGCGGACCACGTCGCGGCTGGAGGATCCGGACTCCAGCTCGGCCAGCCGCACCACCGCCGAGTAGAGCTTGGGAGCGAGTGTCACCGCCTCGCGCAGCGAGCGCTTGGCCAGCTCCGCCTGTTTGGTCTCGGCCAGCACCAGTCCCTGGGCGAGATGGGCGATGGCCACCTGACGCCCACCCGCCACCGCACGAACGGCATGGCCCTTCGCCGCGTTCATGTCCTTGCGGCCCAGAGCGATGAAGGCGCGGTAGGCGAACGAGGGAGCGTTGGTGGAGTCGATGTCGATCACCTTCTTGAACAGCTTCTCCGCCGCGGCGCCGTCACCCTGGTGGAAGCGCAGGAGCCCCTCGTAGAGGAGGGCCAGGAGGTCGCCGTTCCCCCGGGCGATCGCCACGATGGAGCCCTCGAGTCCCTCGAGCAGCTCTCCGGGGCGCATGTAGAAGGAGGTGACGACCGGCCGTGGGGCGAGCCGCATCGGATCCGCCTGGAGCGCCTGGGCGAGCACGCGGAAGGCCTCGTCCCGGCGCCCGTCCTGGGCGGCGGAGACACCGGCCATCAGCAGGGCATCCGTCCGGCGTGGATCGATCCGCGCGGCCTCCAGGAAGAGCGCCATCGCCTCGGCGGGCTTGCGCTCGAGCAGCCGCAGCCGGCCCTCGAGCATCTTCTCCAGCGCCGGCTCGTCGAGGTGGCCCTCGAGGGCGGCCAGGTGCTCGGCCGCCGCCGCCGCGTCCTTGCGTGTCACGGACACCAGGAAGAGCTGCAGGTGCGCCGCCGGATTGTTCTTCATCAACCGCAGGGACTCGCGAGCCGCCCTGGCCGCCGGCTCCAGGTTCCTGGCCAGCCGCTCCGCGGTTGCCACGTGCAGCAACAGGTCCGCCACCTCGCGCTCGTCGTACTTGTCGCGGTTGCGCATCAGGCCGCGCAGGGCTCCCAGCCCACCGGACACGCCGCCCTCCACCTGGTAGCGCATCACCGCGATCGCCAGGAGCGCCTGGAAGTCCCCCGGCGAGCTCTTGAGACGCGACGCATAGAGCTGACGCGCCTGATCCACCTCGCCCACCTCCATGAGGATGCGAGCCAGGGTGGTGCGGGTCTCCCAGTGATCGGGATCCTGCTCGAGCCGCTTGTGCAACCGATCGAGCGCCAGCGCGTAGTCACCCGCCGTCTCGTCCGCCAGCGCGCGGTAGTAGTGCACGCGATGGAGATCCGAGGCGATCGCCAGCGCCGACTCGAAGTGCTCGTTGGCCAGTTCCCGGGACGACGTCAGGAAGACACGGCCCAGCACCAGGTGGGCCTCGGCCTTGTGGGCCGCGGTGCCCTCCTTCGTGTTGGCCAGCACCTCCTCGGCGAGCTGGCGCGCCTGGTCCACGTTCTCCGAGACATTGGAGCGAGCAAGCAGCAGGTTCGCGTGAGCCACCAGCAGGTCCGGACCGCGGCTGGCCCGGCTCTCGGCGGCCTCGATGAGTGCACGTGCCTCCTGGAAGGTCGAGTCGTCCATCCGCGAGCCAGAGCCGAGCGCGAGCGCCTGGACATAGCCGCTGATGGCCGCGTCACTTTTCGGATCCAACAGCAACGCCCGCTGGAAGGACTCCATCGCCTCCGAGTAGGAGAGGCGCTGATCCTTGGCGAGCAGCGTCTGCCCCTGCTCGAGCAGTTGCTTGCTGTCACCCTTGCCGGCGTCCATGAACATGAGCTGCCAGCGAGGCAGCACGGCCTCCACCGCGGGAGGGAGCGCGGCCGCCTCGGACTTGTTCGACGACGTCGACGACGCCCCTCCACCCCCCGCCGTCTGGCCCACCAACTCCTTCACCTGGGGAACGAAGAAGTACGCGGCCCCGCCACCACCGGCGAGCAGCAGCACCACCAGGGCCGCCATCAGGACACCCCGGCCACCTCCGCTGGACGCGGACACGGCCACGCCGTTGCGCTGGACCCCACCGGGACGCACCGCGCTGCGAGGCTCGGCCGCCAGCACGGGCGCGGCCGGGACGGACCTCGGCTCGGGCGGCAGCGACGTGACCGCTCCACCGCCCGACATCGGCGAATCCAGCGGCGGCAGATCGATGACCTCCACGGACCGGCTCTCGGGCGCGGGAGCGGGCGTGGGCTTCTGGACGCGCTGCCGGCACTCCTCGCACGCGCCGAGCGCCTGGTCGAACGGATCCACCAACGACTTGCCGCACTCACGGCACGTCTTCGGCGTCGCGGCGGGAGCCCTCGCGGGAACGGGAGCGGGAGCCGGAGCGGCCACCGGCACGGCGGCCCTGATGGGCGCGGCGGGAGGAGGCTCTGGCTGCGAGGTCGGTGCTCCAAAGAAGTCGAGAAGCGGATCGTTCTCCGGCGCCGGAGCCGCCGTGGCCGCCGGAGCAAACGCCGGAGCCGCCGCGGGCGGTGGCGCGCTGAAACCAGGAGGCGCGTTGAAGTCGAAGATCCCGTCGTCGGCCGGCTCCGGGAACGCCGGGGCGGCCACCGGTGCGGCGGGACTGGGCTGCGGCACGGGTGCGACCGGCCTGGGTGGGGCGGGAGCCGGCGCGGGCGGCGGTGCGCTGAATCCAGGAGGCGCGTTGAAGTCGAACAGCGCGTCGTCGGACGGCTCGGGGAACGCCGGTGCGGCGGGCTGGGGCTGCGGCGCGGGCTCGACCGGCCTGGCCTGCACGGGCGCGGCGGGCCTGGGCTGTGGCTCGGGCGGCGGAGCGGCGATCTCGTCGAACAGCAGATCTCCCGACGGAATCGAATAGGACGGGGTCGCCGGATTGGACGTGGCGCCGATGTCGAGCGTCGGATTGGACGGAGACGACTGGGTGAGCTCGGAGAGATCTCCGAACAGCGAGTCCTTCGACGGCGGCGGCGAGGACGGAGCGGGCGACGCGCCAATCGACGACAGGTCGTTCAGCAGCGAATCCGAGGGGGAGTCGTTGGGGTCCGGCGCTGGCTCGAGATCTCCGAGGTCTCCGAAGAGCTCGTCGGACAGGGAAGCGGACGGAGTCGCCGGTCTCGCGGCGGAGGCGGGACCGGGCTTCGCCCCGACGGCGGGTTTCGGTGCGGCGGCGGGCTTGGGCGCGGCAGCGGGCTTCGCCGCGACAGCGGGCTTGGGCGCGGGAAACTCCTCGCGCTTCACCAATTGCAGGTGACGGCAGCGTGGGCACTGCGCACGCACGCCCTTGGGCGTGATGACCCGATCATCGATGGCGTAGGCCGCCGCACATTTTTGGCAGGTGATCCGCATGGCTCAGTGCCGGAAGTGTCGCACTCCCGTGAGCACCATGGCCATTCCATGTTCATCGGCTGCGGCGATGATCTCTGAGTCGCGGACCGAGCCGCCAGGCTGCACCACGCAGGTGGCCCCCGCCCGGGCGGCCTCGTCGAGCCCATCCCTGAAGGGGAAGAAGGCATCCGAGGCCACGGCGCTCCCCTTGAGGGCCTCGCCACCCCGGGCCGCGGCGATCTTCACCGAGTCCACCCGGCTCGTCTGCCCTCCTCCGGCGGCCAGCAACCTGGAACCATTGGAGAACACGATGGCGTTGCTCTTCACGTGCTTGCATACCCGCCAGGCGAAGCGCAGAGCCCTCTCCTCCTCGGGGGTGGGAGCCCGCTTGCTGACGACCTTCCAGTCGAGCGGCGGCTCGACCGAGTCCTTGTCCTGGAGCACCAGGCCGCCTGACACGCTCCGGGCCTCCAGCTGGGCCCTCGGGCGAGCAGCCGACGAGGCCAGCGCGGGGCCCGCCTCCAACAGGCGCAGATTCTTCTTGGCCGACAACACCTGCTGGGCCTCGGCCGAGTAGGACGGGGCGATGACCGCCTCGAGGAACGTCTCCGCCAGCGCCTCGGCACAGGCGCGATCCACCTCGCGGTTGAGCGCCACGATGCCGCCGAACGCGGACACCTCGTCGATGGCGCGCGCGGTGCGGTAGGCCGTCACCAGCGACTCGTCCAACGCCACGCCGCAGGGCGTGTTGTGCTTGATGATGACCGCGCAGGGCTGCTCGGGGAACTCCAGCACCAGGCCCAGCGCCGCATCCAGGTCCAGGATGTTGTTGTAGGAGAGCTCCTTGCCCTGGAGCACGCGCGAGAAGGCCACCGTGGGCTCATCGGGCGCGGAGTGCTCGCGGTAGAAGGCGCCGCGCTGGTGCGGGTTCTCGCCGTAGCGCAGGCCCTGCACCCGCTGGAACGTGAGCGACAGCTCATGGGGGAACGGCTCGCCCGCCTCCTTCGACAGCCAGCCCGCGATGGAGGCGTCATAGGCCGCGGTGTGCGCGAAGGCCTTGCGCATCAGCCGCCGGCGCGTCTCCTCGCTCGTGGCACGGGACCGCTCCAGCTCGAGCAGCACGGACTCGTAGTCGTCCGGGTCCACCACCACCGTCACGTGGCGGAAGTTCTTCGCCGAGGCGCGCACCATGGCCGGCCCGCCGATGTCGATCTGCTCGATGACCTCGGCCTCGAGGGCACCGGAGGCCACCGTCTGACGAAAGGGGTAGAGGTTGACGGCCACCAGGGAGATGGGGGTGATGCCGTGGGCGGCCATCTCCGCCTGGTCCCCCTCCACGTCCGGCCGTCCGAGGATGCCGCCGTGGATGCGGGGGTGGAGCGTCTTCACCCGGCCCCCGAGGATCTCCGGACTCTGGGTATAATCGGAGACCTTCTTCGCGGGGACACCCGCCACCTGGAGCGCGGCGAGCGTGCCTCCGGTGGAGAGCAGCTCGAAGCCGAGCCGGACGAGCCCTTGTGCGAAGGGGACCAGACCGCGTTTATCGGAAACGCTGAGGAGAGCCAGCACGGGTATGCACGCCTCTGTCTGTAGGAGAGGCGGCCCGTGTAGCAACCACCCCCCTGGGTGTCAACGAAGCATGCAACCCGTGTGCGCTGGAGGATTCAGGCCCGATTCTCAGGGCTTGCGAGCGGAGACCGGGGGCTCGGCCTCGGTGGCCTCGCGCAGCTTCAGCAGGCCGCGTGTCTCCACCTGACGGATGCGCTCACGGGTGAGGTTCATGATGGCGCCCACCTCCTCGAGCGTGATGCCGCCCTTCTCCGCCACGTCCAGGGCGCAGGTGTGCTCCAGCTCCCAGATTTCCTTGTCCGGGAAGTTGAGCTTGATGGAGCCCGTCTCCGGGTTCACATCCAGGTAGAGGTTGTGCTTGCAGGACACGAACAGGCACGGACGGGGACCGTTCACACAGTCCGCCCGCGTCTTCGGACGCTGCGAGTCGACGGCAGTGAGGAGGTCGGCCTCCTCCGGGTCGATCTGACCCGTCAGACGACGGCGGCGCAGGTCGCGCGCCATCTCCTTCCGCGACATCGTCTTCGAGCGACGGCGCTCCGCCCCACCGTCCGCCTCCGCGGGCGCCTCCTCCTCCGGCCGCTGCTGCTTCACTTCAGACATGTCCTGACCCCTCCAACGAAGATTCCACTCTACCCGGTCCCCCGCCCTTCTTCATCCTATTGCGACTGGAGCTTTCCGTCTCGGTGCGCGGAGACCGCGCTGCCCAACCGGGATACGTCCCGGACCAGGTCCCGAGCCCTGGACTTCAAGGAGGCCAGCTCCGCCTCCAATGTGCGCCGGTAATCACTCCCGAAGGCGCGCTCCCCCAGCTGATCCTGAAAACCCTCGAACACCTCGGAGAGATCCCGCTCGAGCTGATCGATGTGGTTCTTGTGGAAGAGGAAGGAGCGCTTGATGTCCTCCAGGGTGAGACCTTCCGCCATCATTTTTTTGATGGCGTTGATCCGTCGAACTGATTCCACCGGGTACAGCCCCCGGCTTCCCTGGTGCTTTCCCTTGCGCCCCACCCGACGGCTACGGGGCAGCAGGCCCACCTGGACGTACTTGCGGAACGTGGCCTCGGAGAGCTGAACGCCCCGGGGCCGGAAGATCTCGAGGATCTGCCGCGCGGGCAGACCCCCAGCGAAGTCGCGTTCGATTCGCTCGAGCTCCTCGGGTTCCAGCAACCGCATCCCTTCCATTGAATATATGGTACTGAGTAGAGGCCATTGAATGCCAGATGCGTTCCGAACCTGTCAAGAAAAGGCTGTAGCAGCCGGTAGCACTGTCCGTGGGCGCACGAATGAGGGGCGCGCGCCAGGGCGGCGGCGCGCGGAGGGGCTACGGACGTGGGAAGGGAACGGCGGGCGCCGGAGACGCGCTCGAGGCGCGCCCGTCAACGGCGCCAGGACTCATGAGGTGCTACTTCTTGCGCGCGTCGAACTTCCGCTCCACCGAGGCATTGGGGGTGATGACGACGTTGGAGGTCGAAGTGGCGCCCGAGGGGTGCTGGAAGGTGACCTTGTAGCTGCCCGGCGGAAGCGAGTAGCGCGCGATGCCCTGCACCTCGCGGGGCTTCTGTCCCGAGACGAGCACGGTCGCGAACGGAATGGCACGCACGACGAGGGTCCCCCGGGCCTCGGCCTTGGCGGCGGGCTCGGGCCGCGGAGCGGCTGGTGGGGGCTCGGACCCGGTGGTCGGCGGCGTCACGGCGGCCATGGCGCCGGCGTCCGGTACGTCGGCACCGGCATCGGGTGAGTCCGAGGCGGCAGGCTCGGGGATGAGCCGCGCCTCGGCGCTCTCGGGCTTCGCCTCGGCGGCCGTGGGCTGCGCGTCGGGCACGACAGCGGCCGTCGTGGGCGGAGCGTCGGGAGCCGGCTCCTTCGTTGGCAGCACCAGGGCCGCGGCTCCTCCGATGAGGACCAACCCGGCCACGCCCGCGCCCACCCAGAGACCCTTGCCCCCACGCTTCGCCCCGGCGGGTGCCGGGTCGACGGCGGCGGAGGGCATCACCGGAGCCACCTGCTCGGGAACGGGCATGGGCGCCGACGAGGAGCCGACAGCAGGCATGGGACGGGAGTCCCTCGAGACCGGAGTCACGAGCGCGGGGCGCGAGTCCCTGCCTCCCGGCGTCGAGGGCAGCGGCAGGGTGGAGCGCGGGGGAAGCGGCTCGGACGGAGTCACCTTCTTCTCCTCGTCCCCTTCCCTGTCGCGAGACAGCACCAGGGTGGACGCCGAGACCAGGGAGTCCTCGGTCGCGTCGGTGCGCACCGGCTCATTCCGCCCGGAGGACGGGCCGGACCCGGGCAGGACCGCGGTGGACTGGCGGGCGGGCGCGGGGGGCTCCGCCACCAGCACCGGGGAAGGTGCCTCTCCCGTCCGGGTGCGCGCGCGCGTCCCCGAGCTCGTCCCCGCCACCAGCGTGCTGCCAGAGCGGCTGCGAGAGCGATCCTGCAGCGCGGCCGGAGCCGGGATGAACTGGGTGAGGGGCACGTCGAGGAGCCGCCGCACGAAGGTGCCCACGTCCGTGTCGTCCACGCTGGTCGCACGGTGCAGCACACACTGGGCGAGCGCGCGCTCCAGCTCGCCGGCCGACTGGTAGCGGGCGTCCGGATCTCGCTCGAGCGCGATGGACACCACCTCGTCCAGGTCCTCCGGCACGTCCGGGTTGAGGCGGGCCGGAGACGCGATGACGCTCTCCTGCACCGCCCGGAGGATGGCGACCTCCGAGTCCCCGTCGAAAAGCCGGCCTCCGGTGAGCATCTCCCAGAGCACCACGCCGAGCGCGAAGACGTCCGTGCGCGCGTCCACCGCCTCGCCCCGCGCCTGCTCCGGGGACATGTACGCGAACTTGCCCTTGAGCACGCCCGGCTGCGTCAGCTTGTTGCCCGCCTTGGCGATGCCGAAGTCTGTGAGCTTCACCGCTCCGTCGAAGGACAGCAGCACGTTGTGCGGGGTGACGTCGCGGTGCACCAGGTGCAGCGACTCCCCGTCCGGGGATTTGGCCCGGTGCGCGTAATGCAATCCGGCCGCGACCTGCGCGCCGATGTGCGCCACCAGCACCGGCGGCATGCCGATGCCCTTCTCGCGGCAGCGCTTGCGCAGATCCCACAGCGAGCAGCCGCGCACGTACTCCATGGCCAGGTAGTACGAGTCCTCGTGCTTGTCGAAGTCGAAGATCTGCACCACGTTGGCGTGGTTGAGCCGCGAGGCCAGCCGCGCCTCCGCGATGAACATCTGCACGAAGCCCTCGTCGTCCGACAGGAACGAGCGCACGCGCTTGATGACGACTTCCTTCTCGAAACCCTCGGGGCCCATGGCGGTGGCCAGATAGATTTCGGCCATGCCTCCCTCGGCGAGCTTGCGCTTGACGACGTACTTGCCGATGGGGGTGCCTGCTTCGAGTGTCACGGCGGAGATCCTGGCGAACGGGCTAGAACTTCACGACCACGCGGGTGTGACTGTTGGGCTTCACCTCGACCCGCTGGGTGCGTGTCCCCAACTCCGGGTTCGAGAACCTGCATTCATACACCCCGGCGACGAGCTGGACGTCCTGCAGCGGAGTACTCCCCAGGTCGCGCCCACCGCAGGATACATTCGCCCAAGGGGTGACCGCGAAGCGCACCGTGCCCCGGCGCGTCTCCGGCGGGGCCGGGCGCTCCACCGTGGCCGTGGCGGGCCTCGCGGGCTCCGGCCTGGGCTCTTCCCTGCGAGGCTCGGGCAGCGGCTCGAGCACCAGGGACTCCTCCTGCGCCGGCCCCTGCCCCACCGTCACCTTCCGGGTGAGCGGCTGGTGGCGCGGGGCCTCCGCCCGCACGTTCAGCTCCTGCCCGGGAGTCGCCGACACCACCACCGGCGCCTTGTCGTACGGCCTGCCATCCACCGTGAGGGTGGCCTGCGCGGGCTTCGCCGTCAGGGTGACCTGGACCTGGAGGGGCTCCGGTCGCGCGGGCGCTGGCGGGGCGGGCTCGGGCGCGGTCGGCTCTGTCGCGGTCGCGCGCCTCGGGGCCGGCTCGGAGCGCAGGGCCAACCACCCGCCGAACATCAGACCCACCAGGATGCCCGCACCGATTCCCAGCAGGGCACGCCGGTTCAACCGCCGCGTGGGGGGCACCGCGGGAGAGGGCACAGAGGGCGGAGGCACCGCGGGCGGAGGCACCACCACCGTCGGCTGCCGCTCCCGGCTCGGCCTCGCCACGAGCTTCTCCGTGGACTGCGCGGGCGGCTCCTCCCGCGGCTCGGCGGCGGGGGCCCGGCGGATGTCCACGGTGAGCCTCGGCTCCGGCTCCTGGCGCTCGGTGGAGACAATGCGCGGCTCGCTCCGGGAGGGCCGGCCTGGCGTGCGCGGCGACGTGCGCGGCCCCGAGGCGCCCGTGTCCACCTGGCGCGGGGAGGCCATCGTCTCGGCGGCGGACTTCTCGAACGCCGCCCTCACACCACCGGAGGGAGAGAGGACCTCGACCTCCTCCACGAGCACGTCACCCAGCCGGGCCTCCTCGGCCAGCCGCGCGGCGTAGAGGTCCTTCAT contains:
- the purD gene encoding phosphoribosylamine--glycine ligase; translated protein: MKVLLLGSGAREHALAWKLSQSPRLTKLLVGPGNPGTARVGTNVPLQADSPDAVVALARKEQVDLVVVGPEAPLVAGVADAVVAAGIPCFGPVAGAARIEGSKAFAKEIMDEAGVPTAGFRVFTDVAEAEAYAVSQGRIVVKADGLAAGKGVIVAQDTRAAREAVRAVGAMGVAGQRMVLEELLEGEEVSVIALCDGERYALLPPAQDHKRVGEGDTGPNTGGMGAYAPAPFLSPAQLAEVGEQVIAPTLATLRRRGIPFRGALYAGLMLTRSGPRVLEFNARFGDPETQVLMMQLAEDVLPLLDACARGRLESRPLSVHPGASVGVVLAAHGYPEAPMRGDRIEGVDAVPADCPVFVAGVEDKGDGWLTAGGRVLTVCARGADLAQARAQAYAAVAHLRFEGMHFRRDIGAKGLRAPAVTP
- a CDS encoding tetratricopeptide repeat protein, which codes for MRITCQKCAAAYAIDDRVITPKGVRAQCPRCRHLQLVKREEFPAPKPAVAAKPAAAPKPAAAPKPAVGAKPGPASAARPATPSASLSDELFGDLGDLEPAPDPNDSPSDSLLNDLSSIGASPAPSSPPPSKDSLFGDLSELTQSSPSNPTLDIGATSNPATPSYSIPSGDLLFDEIAAPPPEPQPRPAAPVQARPVEPAPQPQPAAPAFPEPSDDALFDFNAPPGFSAPPPAPAPAPPRPVAPVPQPSPAAPVAAPAFPEPADDGIFDFNAPPGFSAPPPAAAPAFAPAATAAPAPENDPLLDFFGAPTSQPEPPPAAPIRAAVPVAAPAPAPVPARAPAATPKTCRECGKSLVDPFDQALGACEECRQRVQKPTPAPAPESRSVEVIDLPPLDSPMSGGGAVTSLPPEPRSVPAAPVLAAEPRSAVRPGGVQRNGVAVSASSGGGRGVLMAALVVLLLAGGGGAAYFFVPQVKELVGQTAGGGGASSTSSNKSEAAALPPAVEAVLPRWQLMFMDAGKGDSKQLLEQGQTLLAKDQRLSYSEAMESFQRALLLDPKSDAAISGYVQALALGSGSRMDDSTFQEARALIEAAESRASRGPDLLVAHANLLLARSNVSENVDQARQLAEEVLANTKEGTAAHKAEAHLVLGRVFLTSSRELANEHFESALAIASDLHRVHYYRALADETAGDYALALDRLHKRLEQDPDHWETRTTLARILMEVGEVDQARQLYASRLKSSPGDFQALLAIAVMRYQVEGGVSGGLGALRGLMRNRDKYDEREVADLLLHVATAERLARNLEPAARAARESLRLMKNNPAAHLQLFLVSVTRKDAAAAAEHLAALEGHLDEPALEKMLEGRLRLLERKPAEAMALFLEAARIDPRRTDALLMAGVSAAQDGRRDEAFRVLAQALQADPMRLAPRPVVTSFYMRPGELLEGLEGSIVAIARGNGDLLALLYEGLLRFHQGDGAAAEKLFKKVIDIDSTNAPSFAYRAFIALGRKDMNAAKGHAVRAVAGGRQVAIAHLAQGLVLAETKQAELAKRSLREAVTLAPKLYSAVVRLAELESGSSSRDVVRGPLVRLLGLDPSYLPAKRVLYLLDKRG
- the purH gene encoding bifunctional phosphoribosylaminoimidazolecarboxamide formyltransferase/IMP cyclohydrolase; translated protein: MLALLSVSDKRGLVPFAQGLVRLGFELLSTGGTLAALQVAGVPAKKVSDYTQSPEILGGRVKTLHPRIHGGILGRPDVEGDQAEMAAHGITPISLVAVNLYPFRQTVASGALEAEVIEQIDIGGPAMVRASAKNFRHVTVVVDPDDYESVLLELERSRATSEETRRRLMRKAFAHTAAYDASIAGWLSKEAGEPFPHELSLTFQRVQGLRYGENPHQRGAFYREHSAPDEPTVAFSRVLQGKELSYNNILDLDAALGLVLEFPEQPCAVIIKHNTPCGVALDESLVTAYRTARAIDEVSAFGGIVALNREVDRACAEALAETFLEAVIAPSYSAEAQQVLSAKKNLRLLEAGPALASSAARPRAQLEARSVSGGLVLQDKDSVEPPLDWKVVSKRAPTPEEERALRFAWRVCKHVKSNAIVFSNGSRLLAAGGGQTSRVDSVKIAAARGGEALKGSAVASDAFFPFRDGLDEAARAGATCVVQPGGSVRDSEIIAAADEHGMAMVLTGVRHFRH
- a CDS encoding sigma factor-like helix-turn-helix DNA-binding protein, which codes for MSEVKQQRPEEEAPAEADGGAERRRSKTMSRKEMARDLRRRRLTGQIDPEEADLLTAVDSQRPKTRADCVNGPRPCLFVSCKHNLYLDVNPETGSIKLNFPDKEIWELEHTCALDVAEKGGITLEEVGAIMNLTRERIRQVETRGLLKLREATEAEPPVSARKP
- a CDS encoding MerR family transcriptional regulator, with amino-acid sequence MEGMRLLEPEELERIERDFAGGLPARQILEIFRPRGVQLSEATFRKYVQVGLLPRSRRVGRKGKHQGSRGLYPVESVRRINAIKKMMAEGLTLEDIKRSFLFHKNHIDQLERDLSEVFEGFQDQLGERAFGSDYRRTLEAELASLKSRARDLVRDVSRLGSAVSAHRDGKLQSQ
- a CDS encoding serine/threonine-protein kinase, which produces MTLEAGTPIGKYVVKRKLAEGGMAEIYLATAMGPEGFEKEVVIKRVRSFLSDDEGFVQMFIAEARLASRLNHANVVQIFDFDKHEDSYYLAMEYVRGCSLWDLRKRCREKGIGMPPVLVAHIGAQVAAGLHYAHRAKSPDGESLHLVHRDVTPHNVLLSFDGAVKLTDFGIAKAGNKLTQPGVLKGKFAYMSPEQARGEAVDARTDVFALGVVLWEMLTGGRLFDGDSEVAILRAVQESVIASPARLNPDVPEDLDEVVSIALERDPDARYQSAGELERALAQCVLHRATSVDDTDVGTFVRRLLDVPLTQFIPAPAALQDRSRSRSGSTLVAGTSSGTRARTRTGEAPSPVLVAEPPAPARQSTAVLPGSGPSSGRNEPVRTDATEDSLVSASTLVLSRDREGDEEKKVTPSEPLPPRSTLPLPSTPGGRDSRPALVTPVSRDSRPMPAVGSSSAPMPVPEQVAPVMPSAAVDPAPAGAKRGGKGLWVGAGVAGLVLIGGAAALVLPTKEPAPDAPPTTAAVVPDAQPTAAEAKPESAEARLIPEPAASDSPDAGADVPDAGAMAAVTPPTTGSEPPPAAPRPEPAAKAEARGTLVVRAIPFATVLVSGQKPREVQGIARYSLPPGSYKVTFQHPSGATSTSNVVITPNASVERKFDARKK
- a CDS encoding serine/threonine protein kinase translates to MSIENYGKYQLLKRLAMGGMAQIYLARQRGPEGFEKLVVIKRILPHLAENAEFVRMFLAEARIAARLDHPNIVDIYDLGAQDDSYFIAMEYIHGEDLRRVWKRAERSGQLIPVPLVCRILIEACAGLDHAHKKVDSNGKPLNIVHRDISPQNILLTFEGRVKVVDFGIAKAADQASETRSGVLKGKYSYMSPEQASGQKKLDCRSDIFALGVVLYELLTGMRLFKRLNDMATLQAVAECRIQPPSQINPRVPKDLDAIVMKALARDPDDRYAEALQLQLALEDWLVAHQLPASTAHVAAFMKDLYAARLAEEARLGDVLVEEVEVLSPSGGVRAAFEKSAAETMASPRQVDTGASGPRTSPRTPGRPSRSEPRIVSTERQEPEPRLTVDIRRAPAAEPREEPPAQSTEKLVARPSRERQPTVVVPPPAVPPPSVPSPAVPPTRRLNRRALLGIGAGILVGLMFGGWLALRSEPAPRRATATEPTAPEPAPPAPARPEPLQVQVTLTAKPAQATLTVDGRPYDKAPVVVSATPGQELNVRAEAPRHQPLTRKVTVGQGPAQEESLVLEPLPEPRREEPRPEPARPATATVERPAPPETRRGTVRFAVTPWANVSCGGRDLGSTPLQDVQLVAGVYECRFSNPELGTRTQRVEVKPNSHTRVVVKF